A stretch of the Macaca mulatta isolate MMU2019108-1 chromosome 14, T2T-MMU8v2.0, whole genome shotgun sequence genome encodes the following:
- the GANAB gene encoding neutral alpha-glucosidase AB isoform X13 — protein MTRIRIDELEPRRPRYRVPDVLVADPPIARLSVSGRDDNSVELTMAEGPYKIILTARPFRLDLLEDRSLLLSVNARGLLEFEHQRAPRVSQGSKDPAEGDGAQPEETPRDGDKPEETQGKAEKDEPGAWEETFKTHSDSKPYGPMSVGLDFSLPGMEHVYGIPEHADNLRLKVTEGGEPYRLYNLDVFQYELYNPMALYGSVPVLLAHNPHRDLGIFWLNAAETWVDISSNTAGKTLFGKMMDYLQGSGETPQTDVRWMSETGIIDVFLLLGPSISDVFRQYASLTGTQALPPLFSLGYHQSRWNYRDEADVLEVDQGFDEHNLPCDVIWLDIEHADGKRYFTWDPSRFPQPRTMLERLASKRRKLVAIVDPHIKVDSGYRVHDELRNLGLYVKTRDGSDYEGWCWPGSAGYPDFTNPTMRAWWANMFSYDNYEGSAPNLFVWNDMNEPSVFNGPEVTMLKDAQHYGGWEHRDVHNIYGLYVHMATADGLRQRSGGTERPFVLARAFFAGSQRFGAVWTGDNTAEWDHLKISIPMCLSLGLVGLSFCGADVGGFFKNPEPELLVRWYQMGAYQPFFRAHAHLDTGRREPWLLPSQHNDIIRDALGQRYSLLPFWYTLFYQAHREGIPIMRPLWVQYPQDVTTFSIDDQYLLGDALLVHPVSDSGAHGVQVYLPGQGEVWYDIQSYQKHHGPQTLYLPVTLSSIPVFQRGGTIVPRWMRVRRSSECMKDDPITLFVALSPQGTAEGELFLDDGHTFNYETRQEFLLRRFLFSGNTLVSSSADPEGHFETPIWIERVVIIGAGKPAAAVLQTKGSPESRLSFQHDPETSVLVLRKPGINVASDWSIHLR, from the exons ATGACTCGGATCAGAATTGATGAGCTGGAGCCTCGGCGACCCCGATACCGTGTGCCAGATGTTTTGGTGGCTGATCCGCCAATAGCTCG GCTTTCTGTCTCTGGTCGTGATGACAACAGTGTGGAGTTAACCATGGCTGAGGGACCCTACAAGATCATCTTGACAGCCCGGCCATTCCGCCTTGACCTACTAGAGGACCGAAGCCTTCTGCTTAGTGTCAATGCCCGAGGACTCTTGGAGTTTGAGCACCAGAGGGCCCCTAGGGTCTC GCAAGGATCAAAAGACCCAGCTGAGGGCGATGGGGCCCAGCCTGAGGAAACACCCAGGGATGGTGACAAG CCAGAGGAGACTCAGGGGAAGGCAGAGAAAGATGAGCCAGGAGCCTGGGAGGAGACATTCAAAACTCACTCTGACAGCAAACCATATG gCCCCATGTCTGTGGGTTTGGACTTCTCTCTGCCAGGCATGGAGCATGTCTATGGGATCCCTGAGCATGCAGACAATCTGAGGCTGAAGGTCACTGA GGGTGGGGAGCCATATCGCCTCTACAATTTGGATGTGTTCCAGTATGAGCTGTACAACCCCATGGCCTTGTATGGGTCTGTGCCTGTGCTCCTGGCACACAACCCTCATCGTGACTTGGGCATCTTCTGGCTCAATGCTGCAGAGACCTGGGTTGATATATCCTCCAACACTGCTGGGAAG ACCCTGTTTGGGAAGATGATGGACTACCTGCAGGGCTCTGGGGAGACCCCACAGACAGATGTTCGCTGGATGTCAGAAACTGGCATCATTGATGTCTTCCTGCTGCTTGGGCCCTCCATCTCTGATGTTTTCCGGCAATATGCTAGTCTCACAG GAACCCAGGCGTTGCCCCCACTCTTCTCCCTCGGCTACCACCAGAGCCGTTGGAACTACCGGGATGAGGCTGATGTGCTGGAAGTGGATCAGGGCTTTGATGAACACAATCTGCCCTGCGATGTCATCTGGCTGGACATTGAACATGCTGATGGCAAGCGGTATTTCACCTGGGACCCCAGTCGCTTCCCTCAGCCCCGCACCATGCTTGAGCGCTTGGCTTCTAAGAGGCGGAAG CTGGTGGCCATCGTAGACCCCCACATCAAGGTGGACTCCGGCTACCGAGTTCACGACGAGCTGCGGAACCTGGGGCTGTATGTTAAAACCCGGGATGGCTCTGACTATGAGGGCTGGTGCTGGCCAG GCTCAGCTGGTTACCCTGACTTCACTAATCCCACGATGAGGGCCTGGTGGGCTAACATGTTCAGCTATGACAATTATGAG GGCTCAGCTCCCAACCTCTTTGTCTGGAATGACATGAACGAACCATCTGTGTTCAATGGTCCTGAGGTCACCATGCTCAAGGATGCCCAGCATTATGGGGGCTGGGAGCACCGGGATGTGCATAACATCTATGGCCTTTATGTG CACATGGCGACTGCTGATGGGCTGAGACAGCGCTCTGGGGGCACGGAACGCCCCTTTGTCCTGGCCAGGGCCTTCTTCGCTGGTTCCCAGCGCTTTG GAGCCGTGTGGACAGGGGACAACACTGCCGAGTGGGACCATTTGAAGATCTCTATTCCTATGTGTCTCAGCTTGGGGCTGGTGGGACTTTCCTTCTGTGGGG cGGATGTGGGTGGCTTCTTCAAAAACCCAGAGCCAGAGCTGCTTGTGCGCTGGTACCAGATGGGTGCCTACCAGCCATTCTTCCGGGCACATGCCCACTTGGACACTGGGCGGCGAGAGCCATGGCTGTTACCATCTCAGCACAATGATATAATCCGAGATGCCTTGGGCCAGCGATATTCTTTGCTGCCTTTCTGGTACACCCTCTTCTATCAGGCCCATCGGGAAGGCATTCCTATCATGAG GCCCCTGTGGGTGCAGTATCCTCAGGATGTGACCACCTTCAGTATAGATGATCAGTACTTGCTTG GGGATGCATTGCTGGTTCACCCTGTATCAGACTCTGGAGCCCATGGTGTCCAGGTCTATCTGCCTGGCCAAGGGGAG GTGTGGTATGACATTCAAAGCTACCAGAAGCATCATGGTCCCCAGACTCTGTACCTGCCTGTAACTCTAAGCAGT ATCCCTGTGTTCCAGCGTGGAGGGACAATCGTGCCTCGATGGATGCGAGTGCGGCGGTCTTCAGAATGTATGAAGGATGACCCAATCACTCTCTTTGTTGCGCTTAGTCCTCAG GGTACAGCTGAAGGAGAGCTCTTTCTGGATGATGGGCACACGTTCAACTATGAGACTCGCCAAGAGTTCCTGCTGCGTCGATTCTTATTCTCTGGCAACACCCTTGTCTCTAG CTCGGCAGACCCTGAAGGACACTTTGAGACACCAATCTGGATTGAGCGGGTGGTGATAATAGGGGCTGGAAAGCCAGCAGCTGCGGTACTCCAGACAAAAG GATCTCCAGAAAGCCGCCTGTCCTTCCAGCATGACCCTGAGACCTCTGTGTTGGTCCTGCGCAAGCCTGGCATCAATGTGGCATCTGATTGGAGTATTCACCTGCGATAA
- the GANAB gene encoding neutral alpha-glucosidase AB isoform X15, translated as MTRIRIDELEPRRPRYRVPDVLVADPPIARLSVSGRDDNSVELTMAEGPYKIILTARPFRLDLLEDRSLLLSVNARGLLEFEHQRAPRVSQGSKDPAEGDGAQPEETPRDGDKAKETQGKAEKDEPGAWEETFKTHSDSKPYGPMSVGLDFSLPGMEHVYGIPEHADNLRLKVTEGGEPYRLYNLDVFQYELYNPMALYGSVPVLLAHNPHRDLGIFWLNAAETWVDISSNTAGKTLFGKMMDYLQGSGETPQTDVRWMSETGIIDVFLLLGPSISDVFRQYASLTGTQALPPLFSLGYHQSRWNYRDEADVLEVDQGFDEHNLPCDVIWLDIEHADGKRYFTWDPSRFPQPRTMLERLASKRRKLVAIVDPHIKVDSGYRVHDELRNLGLYVKTRDGSDYEGWCWPGSAGYPDFTNPTMRAWWANMFSYDNYEGSAPNLFVWNDMNEPSVFNGPEVTMLKDAQHYGGWEHRDVHNIYGLYVHMATADGLRQRSGGTERPFVLARAFFAGSQRFGAVWTGDNTAEWDHLKISIPMCLSLGLVGLSFCGADVGGFFKNPEPELLVRWYQMGAYQPFFRAHAHLDTGRREPWLLPSQHNDIIRDALGQRYSLLPFWYTLFYQAHREGIPIMRPLWVQYPQDVTTFSIDDQYLLGDALLVHPVSDSGAHGVQVYLPGQGEVWYDIQSYQKHHGPQTLYLPVTLSSIPVFQRGGTIVPRWMRVRRSSECMKDDPITLFVALSPQGTAEGELFLDDGHTFNYETRQEFLLRRFLFSGNTLVSSSADPEGHFETPIWIERVVIIGAGKPAAAVLQTKGSPESRLSFQHDPETSVLVLRKPGINVASDWSIHLR; from the exons ATGACTCGGATCAGAATTGATGAGCTGGAGCCTCGGCGACCCCGATACCGTGTGCCAGATGTTTTGGTGGCTGATCCGCCAATAGCTCG GCTTTCTGTCTCTGGTCGTGATGACAACAGTGTGGAGTTAACCATGGCTGAGGGACCCTACAAGATCATCTTGACAGCCCGGCCATTCCGCCTTGACCTACTAGAGGACCGAAGCCTTCTGCTTAGTGTCAATGCCCGAGGACTCTTGGAGTTTGAGCACCAGAGGGCCCCTAGGGTCTC GCAAGGATCAAAAGACCCAGCTGAGGGCGATGGGGCCCAGCCTGAGGAAACACCCAGGGATGGTGACAAGGCAA AGGAGACTCAGGGGAAGGCAGAGAAAGATGAGCCAGGAGCCTGGGAGGAGACATTCAAAACTCACTCTGACAGCAAACCATATG gCCCCATGTCTGTGGGTTTGGACTTCTCTCTGCCAGGCATGGAGCATGTCTATGGGATCCCTGAGCATGCAGACAATCTGAGGCTGAAGGTCACTGA GGGTGGGGAGCCATATCGCCTCTACAATTTGGATGTGTTCCAGTATGAGCTGTACAACCCCATGGCCTTGTATGGGTCTGTGCCTGTGCTCCTGGCACACAACCCTCATCGTGACTTGGGCATCTTCTGGCTCAATGCTGCAGAGACCTGGGTTGATATATCCTCCAACACTGCTGGGAAG ACCCTGTTTGGGAAGATGATGGACTACCTGCAGGGCTCTGGGGAGACCCCACAGACAGATGTTCGCTGGATGTCAGAAACTGGCATCATTGATGTCTTCCTGCTGCTTGGGCCCTCCATCTCTGATGTTTTCCGGCAATATGCTAGTCTCACAG GAACCCAGGCGTTGCCCCCACTCTTCTCCCTCGGCTACCACCAGAGCCGTTGGAACTACCGGGATGAGGCTGATGTGCTGGAAGTGGATCAGGGCTTTGATGAACACAATCTGCCCTGCGATGTCATCTGGCTGGACATTGAACATGCTGATGGCAAGCGGTATTTCACCTGGGACCCCAGTCGCTTCCCTCAGCCCCGCACCATGCTTGAGCGCTTGGCTTCTAAGAGGCGGAAG CTGGTGGCCATCGTAGACCCCCACATCAAGGTGGACTCCGGCTACCGAGTTCACGACGAGCTGCGGAACCTGGGGCTGTATGTTAAAACCCGGGATGGCTCTGACTATGAGGGCTGGTGCTGGCCAG GCTCAGCTGGTTACCCTGACTTCACTAATCCCACGATGAGGGCCTGGTGGGCTAACATGTTCAGCTATGACAATTATGAG GGCTCAGCTCCCAACCTCTTTGTCTGGAATGACATGAACGAACCATCTGTGTTCAATGGTCCTGAGGTCACCATGCTCAAGGATGCCCAGCATTATGGGGGCTGGGAGCACCGGGATGTGCATAACATCTATGGCCTTTATGTG CACATGGCGACTGCTGATGGGCTGAGACAGCGCTCTGGGGGCACGGAACGCCCCTTTGTCCTGGCCAGGGCCTTCTTCGCTGGTTCCCAGCGCTTTG GAGCCGTGTGGACAGGGGACAACACTGCCGAGTGGGACCATTTGAAGATCTCTATTCCTATGTGTCTCAGCTTGGGGCTGGTGGGACTTTCCTTCTGTGGGG cGGATGTGGGTGGCTTCTTCAAAAACCCAGAGCCAGAGCTGCTTGTGCGCTGGTACCAGATGGGTGCCTACCAGCCATTCTTCCGGGCACATGCCCACTTGGACACTGGGCGGCGAGAGCCATGGCTGTTACCATCTCAGCACAATGATATAATCCGAGATGCCTTGGGCCAGCGATATTCTTTGCTGCCTTTCTGGTACACCCTCTTCTATCAGGCCCATCGGGAAGGCATTCCTATCATGAG GCCCCTGTGGGTGCAGTATCCTCAGGATGTGACCACCTTCAGTATAGATGATCAGTACTTGCTTG GGGATGCATTGCTGGTTCACCCTGTATCAGACTCTGGAGCCCATGGTGTCCAGGTCTATCTGCCTGGCCAAGGGGAG GTGTGGTATGACATTCAAAGCTACCAGAAGCATCATGGTCCCCAGACTCTGTACCTGCCTGTAACTCTAAGCAGT ATCCCTGTGTTCCAGCGTGGAGGGACAATCGTGCCTCGATGGATGCGAGTGCGGCGGTCTTCAGAATGTATGAAGGATGACCCAATCACTCTCTTTGTTGCGCTTAGTCCTCAG GGTACAGCTGAAGGAGAGCTCTTTCTGGATGATGGGCACACGTTCAACTATGAGACTCGCCAAGAGTTCCTGCTGCGTCGATTCTTATTCTCTGGCAACACCCTTGTCTCTAG CTCGGCAGACCCTGAAGGACACTTTGAGACACCAATCTGGATTGAGCGGGTGGTGATAATAGGGGCTGGAAAGCCAGCAGCTGCGGTACTCCAGACAAAAG GATCTCCAGAAAGCCGCCTGTCCTTCCAGCATGACCCTGAGACCTCTGTGTTGGTCCTGCGCAAGCCTGGCATCAATGTGGCATCTGATTGGAGTATTCACCTGCGATAA
- the GANAB gene encoding neutral alpha-glucosidase AB isoform X11, with translation MTRIRIDELEPRRPRYRVPDVLVADPPIARLSVSGRDDNSVELTMAEGPYKIILTARPFRLDLLEDRSLLLSVNARGLLEFEHQRAPRVSFSDKVSLTLGSMWDKIKNLFSRQGSKDPAEGDGAQPEETPRDGDKPEETQGKAEKDEPGAWEETFKTHSDSKPYGPMSVGLDFSLPGMEHVYGIPEHADNLRLKVTEGGEPYRLYNLDVFQYELYNPMALYGSVPVLLAHNPHRDLGIFWLNAAETWVDISSNTAGKTLFGKMMDYLQGSGETPQTDVRWMSETGIIDVFLLLGPSISDVFRQYASLTGTQALPPLFSLGYHQSRWNYRDEADVLEVDQGFDEHNLPCDVIWLDIEHADGKRYFTWDPSRFPQPRTMLERLASKRRKLVAIVDPHIKVDSGYRVHDELRNLGLYVKTRDGSDYEGWCWPGSAGYPDFTNPTMRAWWANMFSYDNYEGSAPNLFVWNDMNEPSVFNGPEVTMLKDAQHYGGWEHRDVHNIYGLYVHMATADGLRQRSGGTERPFVLARAFFAGSQRFGAVWTGDNTAEWDHLKISIPMCLSLGLVGLSFCGADVGGFFKNPEPELLVRWYQMGAYQPFFRAHAHLDTGRREPWLLPSQHNDIIRDALGQRYSLLPFWYTLFYQAHREGIPIMRPLWVQYPQDVTTFSIDDQYLLGDALLVHPVSDSGAHGVQVYLPGQGEVWYDIQSYQKHHGPQTLYLPVTLSSIPVFQRGGTIVPRWMRVRRSSECMKDDPITLFVALSPQGTAEGELFLDDGHTFNYETRQEFLLRRFLFSGNTLVSSSADPEGHFETPIWIERVVIIGAGKPAAAVLQTKGSPESRLSFQHDPETSVLVLRKPGINVASDWSIHLR, from the exons ATGACTCGGATCAGAATTGATGAGCTGGAGCCTCGGCGACCCCGATACCGTGTGCCAGATGTTTTGGTGGCTGATCCGCCAATAGCTCG GCTTTCTGTCTCTGGTCGTGATGACAACAGTGTGGAGTTAACCATGGCTGAGGGACCCTACAAGATCATCTTGACAGCCCGGCCATTCCGCCTTGACCTACTAGAGGACCGAAGCCTTCTGCTTAGTGTCAATGCCCGAGGACTCTTGGAGTTTGAGCACCAGAGGGCCCCTAGGGTCTC TTTCTCGGATAAAGTTAGTCTCACGCTCGGTAGCATGTGGGATAAGATCAAGAACCTTTTCTCTAG GCAAGGATCAAAAGACCCAGCTGAGGGCGATGGGGCCCAGCCTGAGGAAACACCCAGGGATGGTGACAAG CCAGAGGAGACTCAGGGGAAGGCAGAGAAAGATGAGCCAGGAGCCTGGGAGGAGACATTCAAAACTCACTCTGACAGCAAACCATATG gCCCCATGTCTGTGGGTTTGGACTTCTCTCTGCCAGGCATGGAGCATGTCTATGGGATCCCTGAGCATGCAGACAATCTGAGGCTGAAGGTCACTGA GGGTGGGGAGCCATATCGCCTCTACAATTTGGATGTGTTCCAGTATGAGCTGTACAACCCCATGGCCTTGTATGGGTCTGTGCCTGTGCTCCTGGCACACAACCCTCATCGTGACTTGGGCATCTTCTGGCTCAATGCTGCAGAGACCTGGGTTGATATATCCTCCAACACTGCTGGGAAG ACCCTGTTTGGGAAGATGATGGACTACCTGCAGGGCTCTGGGGAGACCCCACAGACAGATGTTCGCTGGATGTCAGAAACTGGCATCATTGATGTCTTCCTGCTGCTTGGGCCCTCCATCTCTGATGTTTTCCGGCAATATGCTAGTCTCACAG GAACCCAGGCGTTGCCCCCACTCTTCTCCCTCGGCTACCACCAGAGCCGTTGGAACTACCGGGATGAGGCTGATGTGCTGGAAGTGGATCAGGGCTTTGATGAACACAATCTGCCCTGCGATGTCATCTGGCTGGACATTGAACATGCTGATGGCAAGCGGTATTTCACCTGGGACCCCAGTCGCTTCCCTCAGCCCCGCACCATGCTTGAGCGCTTGGCTTCTAAGAGGCGGAAG CTGGTGGCCATCGTAGACCCCCACATCAAGGTGGACTCCGGCTACCGAGTTCACGACGAGCTGCGGAACCTGGGGCTGTATGTTAAAACCCGGGATGGCTCTGACTATGAGGGCTGGTGCTGGCCAG GCTCAGCTGGTTACCCTGACTTCACTAATCCCACGATGAGGGCCTGGTGGGCTAACATGTTCAGCTATGACAATTATGAG GGCTCAGCTCCCAACCTCTTTGTCTGGAATGACATGAACGAACCATCTGTGTTCAATGGTCCTGAGGTCACCATGCTCAAGGATGCCCAGCATTATGGGGGCTGGGAGCACCGGGATGTGCATAACATCTATGGCCTTTATGTG CACATGGCGACTGCTGATGGGCTGAGACAGCGCTCTGGGGGCACGGAACGCCCCTTTGTCCTGGCCAGGGCCTTCTTCGCTGGTTCCCAGCGCTTTG GAGCCGTGTGGACAGGGGACAACACTGCCGAGTGGGACCATTTGAAGATCTCTATTCCTATGTGTCTCAGCTTGGGGCTGGTGGGACTTTCCTTCTGTGGGG cGGATGTGGGTGGCTTCTTCAAAAACCCAGAGCCAGAGCTGCTTGTGCGCTGGTACCAGATGGGTGCCTACCAGCCATTCTTCCGGGCACATGCCCACTTGGACACTGGGCGGCGAGAGCCATGGCTGTTACCATCTCAGCACAATGATATAATCCGAGATGCCTTGGGCCAGCGATATTCTTTGCTGCCTTTCTGGTACACCCTCTTCTATCAGGCCCATCGGGAAGGCATTCCTATCATGAG GCCCCTGTGGGTGCAGTATCCTCAGGATGTGACCACCTTCAGTATAGATGATCAGTACTTGCTTG GGGATGCATTGCTGGTTCACCCTGTATCAGACTCTGGAGCCCATGGTGTCCAGGTCTATCTGCCTGGCCAAGGGGAG GTGTGGTATGACATTCAAAGCTACCAGAAGCATCATGGTCCCCAGACTCTGTACCTGCCTGTAACTCTAAGCAGT ATCCCTGTGTTCCAGCGTGGAGGGACAATCGTGCCTCGATGGATGCGAGTGCGGCGGTCTTCAGAATGTATGAAGGATGACCCAATCACTCTCTTTGTTGCGCTTAGTCCTCAG GGTACAGCTGAAGGAGAGCTCTTTCTGGATGATGGGCACACGTTCAACTATGAGACTCGCCAAGAGTTCCTGCTGCGTCGATTCTTATTCTCTGGCAACACCCTTGTCTCTAG CTCGGCAGACCCTGAAGGACACTTTGAGACACCAATCTGGATTGAGCGGGTGGTGATAATAGGGGCTGGAAAGCCAGCAGCTGCGGTACTCCAGACAAAAG GATCTCCAGAAAGCCGCCTGTCCTTCCAGCATGACCCTGAGACCTCTGTGTTGGTCCTGCGCAAGCCTGGCATCAATGTGGCATCTGATTGGAGTATTCACCTGCGATAA
- the GANAB gene encoding neutral alpha-glucosidase AB isoform X8 translates to MRSPRSGETRRSLVGVGQWLWGNLERGKLSKPLSPQVLLVLELQGLQKNMTRIRIDELEPRRPRYRVPDVLVADPPIARLSVSGRDDNSVELTMAEGPYKIILTARPFRLDLLEDRSLLLSVNARGLLEFEHQRAPRVSQGSKDPAEGDGAQPEETPRDGDKAKETQGKAEKDEPGAWEETFKTHSDSKPYGPMSVGLDFSLPGMEHVYGIPEHADNLRLKVTEGGEPYRLYNLDVFQYELYNPMALYGSVPVLLAHNPHRDLGIFWLNAAETWVDISSNTAGKTLFGKMMDYLQGSGETPQTDVRWMSETGIIDVFLLLGPSISDVFRQYASLTGTQALPPLFSLGYHQSRWNYRDEADVLEVDQGFDEHNLPCDVIWLDIEHADGKRYFTWDPSRFPQPRTMLERLASKRRKLVAIVDPHIKVDSGYRVHDELRNLGLYVKTRDGSDYEGWCWPGSAGYPDFTNPTMRAWWANMFSYDNYEGSAPNLFVWNDMNEPSVFNGPEVTMLKDAQHYGGWEHRDVHNIYGLYVHMATADGLRQRSGGTERPFVLARAFFAGSQRFGAVWTGDNTAEWDHLKISIPMCLSLGLVGLSFCGADVGGFFKNPEPELLVRWYQMGAYQPFFRAHAHLDTGRREPWLLPSQHNDIIRDALGQRYSLLPFWYTLFYQAHREGIPIMRPLWVQYPQDVTTFSIDDQYLLGDALLVHPVSDSGAHGVQVYLPGQGEVWYDIQSYQKHHGPQTLYLPVTLSSIPVFQRGGTIVPRWMRVRRSSECMKDDPITLFVALSPQGTAEGELFLDDGHTFNYETRQEFLLRRFLFSGNTLVSSSADPEGHFETPIWIERVVIIGAGKPAAAVLQTKGSPESRLSFQHDPETSVLVLRKPGINVASDWSIHLR, encoded by the exons ATGAGGTCACCAAGGTCAGGGGAGACAAGGAGGAGTCTGGTGGGGGTGGGACAATGGCTGTGGGGTAATTTGGAAAGGGGGAAATT ATCCAAACCTCTGTCCCCGCAGGTGTTGCTGGTGCTAGAGCTTCAGGGGCTTCAGAAGAACATGACTCGGATCAGAATTGATGAGCTGGAGCCTCGGCGACCCCGATACCGTGTGCCAGATGTTTTGGTGGCTGATCCGCCAATAGCTCG GCTTTCTGTCTCTGGTCGTGATGACAACAGTGTGGAGTTAACCATGGCTGAGGGACCCTACAAGATCATCTTGACAGCCCGGCCATTCCGCCTTGACCTACTAGAGGACCGAAGCCTTCTGCTTAGTGTCAATGCCCGAGGACTCTTGGAGTTTGAGCACCAGAGGGCCCCTAGGGTCTC GCAAGGATCAAAAGACCCAGCTGAGGGCGATGGGGCCCAGCCTGAGGAAACACCCAGGGATGGTGACAAGGCAA AGGAGACTCAGGGGAAGGCAGAGAAAGATGAGCCAGGAGCCTGGGAGGAGACATTCAAAACTCACTCTGACAGCAAACCATATG gCCCCATGTCTGTGGGTTTGGACTTCTCTCTGCCAGGCATGGAGCATGTCTATGGGATCCCTGAGCATGCAGACAATCTGAGGCTGAAGGTCACTGA GGGTGGGGAGCCATATCGCCTCTACAATTTGGATGTGTTCCAGTATGAGCTGTACAACCCCATGGCCTTGTATGGGTCTGTGCCTGTGCTCCTGGCACACAACCCTCATCGTGACTTGGGCATCTTCTGGCTCAATGCTGCAGAGACCTGGGTTGATATATCCTCCAACACTGCTGGGAAG ACCCTGTTTGGGAAGATGATGGACTACCTGCAGGGCTCTGGGGAGACCCCACAGACAGATGTTCGCTGGATGTCAGAAACTGGCATCATTGATGTCTTCCTGCTGCTTGGGCCCTCCATCTCTGATGTTTTCCGGCAATATGCTAGTCTCACAG GAACCCAGGCGTTGCCCCCACTCTTCTCCCTCGGCTACCACCAGAGCCGTTGGAACTACCGGGATGAGGCTGATGTGCTGGAAGTGGATCAGGGCTTTGATGAACACAATCTGCCCTGCGATGTCATCTGGCTGGACATTGAACATGCTGATGGCAAGCGGTATTTCACCTGGGACCCCAGTCGCTTCCCTCAGCCCCGCACCATGCTTGAGCGCTTGGCTTCTAAGAGGCGGAAG CTGGTGGCCATCGTAGACCCCCACATCAAGGTGGACTCCGGCTACCGAGTTCACGACGAGCTGCGGAACCTGGGGCTGTATGTTAAAACCCGGGATGGCTCTGACTATGAGGGCTGGTGCTGGCCAG GCTCAGCTGGTTACCCTGACTTCACTAATCCCACGATGAGGGCCTGGTGGGCTAACATGTTCAGCTATGACAATTATGAG GGCTCAGCTCCCAACCTCTTTGTCTGGAATGACATGAACGAACCATCTGTGTTCAATGGTCCTGAGGTCACCATGCTCAAGGATGCCCAGCATTATGGGGGCTGGGAGCACCGGGATGTGCATAACATCTATGGCCTTTATGTG CACATGGCGACTGCTGATGGGCTGAGACAGCGCTCTGGGGGCACGGAACGCCCCTTTGTCCTGGCCAGGGCCTTCTTCGCTGGTTCCCAGCGCTTTG GAGCCGTGTGGACAGGGGACAACACTGCCGAGTGGGACCATTTGAAGATCTCTATTCCTATGTGTCTCAGCTTGGGGCTGGTGGGACTTTCCTTCTGTGGGG cGGATGTGGGTGGCTTCTTCAAAAACCCAGAGCCAGAGCTGCTTGTGCGCTGGTACCAGATGGGTGCCTACCAGCCATTCTTCCGGGCACATGCCCACTTGGACACTGGGCGGCGAGAGCCATGGCTGTTACCATCTCAGCACAATGATATAATCCGAGATGCCTTGGGCCAGCGATATTCTTTGCTGCCTTTCTGGTACACCCTCTTCTATCAGGCCCATCGGGAAGGCATTCCTATCATGAG GCCCCTGTGGGTGCAGTATCCTCAGGATGTGACCACCTTCAGTATAGATGATCAGTACTTGCTTG GGGATGCATTGCTGGTTCACCCTGTATCAGACTCTGGAGCCCATGGTGTCCAGGTCTATCTGCCTGGCCAAGGGGAG GTGTGGTATGACATTCAAAGCTACCAGAAGCATCATGGTCCCCAGACTCTGTACCTGCCTGTAACTCTAAGCAGT ATCCCTGTGTTCCAGCGTGGAGGGACAATCGTGCCTCGATGGATGCGAGTGCGGCGGTCTTCAGAATGTATGAAGGATGACCCAATCACTCTCTTTGTTGCGCTTAGTCCTCAG GGTACAGCTGAAGGAGAGCTCTTTCTGGATGATGGGCACACGTTCAACTATGAGACTCGCCAAGAGTTCCTGCTGCGTCGATTCTTATTCTCTGGCAACACCCTTGTCTCTAG CTCGGCAGACCCTGAAGGACACTTTGAGACACCAATCTGGATTGAGCGGGTGGTGATAATAGGGGCTGGAAAGCCAGCAGCTGCGGTACTCCAGACAAAAG GATCTCCAGAAAGCCGCCTGTCCTTCCAGCATGACCCTGAGACCTCTGTGTTGGTCCTGCGCAAGCCTGGCATCAATGTGGCATCTGATTGGAGTATTCACCTGCGATAA